The Methylomarinum vadi genome has a window encoding:
- a CDS encoding type I restriction-modification system subunit M: MNLSSTVKSIQDIMRKDDGVDGDAQRLGQLTWMLFLKVFDQREDEWEDDAAENGKTYRSPIPERFRWRNWAAYKTDPAGKKQPQIAGSELIAFVNNELFPALKDNIDPNASKQHKVIKQVFEDANNYMKSGPLMLAIIEKLEEAINFHDFKTRANIGDVYEQLLNDLRAAGNAGEFYTPRAITQFMVQRVDPRLDKRESVLDPACGTGGFLTAAIDHLRGQIDLKSSAEDKRAIEELIFGFEKKQLPHLLCTTNMLLHDIDVPSQIDHRNTLAKAWNDWSALDKHDCIITNPPFGGYEDDGVGADYPADLKTRETADMFMALMIKKLLKDNGRAAVVLPDGFMFGDGVKGKLKELLLRECQLHTIVRLPKGVFAPYTTIKTNLLFFTRKGVARDGSEQFATDAIWFYEHPYPEGYKSYSKTKPIRLEEFDAEKAWWGSEDNGFADRQENEFAWKVDFKSKREEAVAAARPHWDKAENLNNEAGKLDNEARGLRESLKGTKDSDGREQVNAQIAELQGRAESLRLQARDAQAAGDRLYWPIYNLDIKNPNAPEEESHDPDVLLEKYKKLIVEIEATEDALQNELAAALAHHFEGGEV; encoded by the coding sequence ATGAACCTCAGCAGTACCGTAAAAAGCATTCAAGACATCATGCGCAAAGACGACGGCGTCGATGGCGACGCCCAACGCCTGGGCCAGCTCACCTGGATGTTGTTTTTAAAAGTCTTCGATCAACGCGAAGACGAATGGGAAGACGACGCCGCGGAAAACGGCAAAACCTACCGCTCGCCCATTCCGGAGCGTTTCCGCTGGCGCAACTGGGCGGCCTATAAAACCGACCCAGCCGGCAAAAAACAACCGCAAATCGCGGGAAGCGAATTGATCGCCTTCGTCAATAACGAGCTGTTTCCCGCGTTAAAAGACAACATCGACCCTAACGCCAGCAAACAGCACAAAGTCATCAAGCAGGTATTCGAGGACGCCAACAATTACATGAAGTCCGGGCCGTTGATGCTGGCCATCATCGAAAAACTCGAAGAGGCTATCAACTTTCACGACTTCAAGACCCGCGCCAATATCGGCGATGTCTACGAACAGTTGCTCAACGACCTGCGCGCCGCCGGCAACGCCGGTGAGTTTTACACCCCGCGCGCGATAACCCAATTCATGGTGCAGAGGGTCGATCCGCGTTTGGACAAACGCGAATCCGTGCTCGATCCCGCTTGCGGCACCGGCGGCTTTTTGACCGCCGCCATCGACCATCTGCGCGGCCAAATCGACCTGAAATCCAGCGCCGAAGACAAACGCGCCATCGAAGAGCTGATCTTCGGCTTCGAGAAAAAGCAATTGCCGCATCTGCTGTGCACTACCAATATGTTGCTGCACGATATCGACGTGCCCAGCCAGATCGACCACCGCAATACCCTGGCCAAGGCCTGGAACGATTGGTCCGCGCTGGACAAGCACGACTGCATCATCACCAATCCGCCGTTCGGCGGCTATGAAGACGACGGCGTCGGCGCCGACTATCCCGCCGACCTTAAAACCCGCGAAACCGCCGATATGTTCATGGCGCTGATGATTAAAAAGCTGTTGAAAGACAACGGCCGCGCCGCCGTGGTCCTGCCCGACGGCTTCATGTTCGGCGACGGCGTCAAGGGCAAACTGAAGGAACTGCTGCTGCGCGAATGCCAATTGCACACCATCGTGCGCTTGCCCAAGGGCGTGTTCGCCCCGTACACCACGATCAAAACCAACCTGCTGTTTTTCACCCGAAAGGGTGTGGCGCGCGACGGCAGCGAACAATTCGCCACCGACGCCATCTGGTTTTACGAACATCCCTATCCCGAGGGTTACAAGAGCTATTCCAAGACCAAACCGATACGCCTGGAGGAGTTCGACGCGGAAAAAGCCTGGTGGGGCAGCGAGGACAACGGCTTTGCCGACCGCCAGGAAAACGAATTCGCCTGGAAGGTGGATTTTAAATCGAAGCGGGAGGAGGCCGTCGCCGCGGCGCGGCCGCATTGGGACAAGGCCGAAAACCTGAACAACGAAGCCGGCAAGCTGGACAACGAGGCGCGCGGCTTGCGAGAAAGCCTGAAAGGAACCAAAGACAGCGACGGCCGCGAGCAGGTCAACGCGCAAATCGCCGAGTTGCAGGGCCGGGCCGAATCGCTGCGGCTGCAGGCCCGCGACGCCCAGGCCGCCGGCGACCGCTTGTATTGGCCGATCTACAACCTGGACATCAAAAACCCCAACGCCCCGGAAGAGGAAAGTCACGATCCGGATGTCCTGCTGGAAAAGTACAAAAAACTGATAGTCGAAATCGAGGCCACCGAAGACGCCTTGCAAAATGAACTGGCTGCGGCGCTGGCCCACCATTTCGAAGGCGGGGAAGTCTGA
- the hsdR gene encoding EcoAI/FtnUII family type I restriction enzme subunit R has product MDKKQLSERDICTKFITPAIVKAGWRQSQFREEVNLTDGRVMVRRNIAWRIKNPDAKGGPKRADFVLYAKPNVAIAVIEAKKNTLTLGHGMQQALVYAELLDAPFAISSNGDGFLFHDRTGLTQPIERELSLDELPGPEKLWSLYQQWKGVADPKLLPIIEQPYYSDGSGKEPRYYQRVAINRALEAIAKGQDRVLLVMATGTGKTYTAFQIVWRLWKAKAKKRILFLADRNILVDQTMQQDFAPFGEAMHKVANREAKKHYEIYLALYQAVTGKDEWKQIYRQFPEDFFDLVVIDECHRGSAAEDSAWREILDYFKGATHLGLTATPKETKEVSNITYFGDPVYTYSLKQGIEDGFLAPYKVIRIASDVDAIGYTPEQGKIDKQGQVVEQRQYNTKDFDRNLVLEQRTRFVAGKVWEYLKATDPMAKTIVFCDDQDHAERMRQELVKLIPAAASNRRYVMRITGDDNEGKAQLSYFIDNDEPYPVIATTSKLLSTGVDAKTCKLIVLDQNINSMTEFKQIIGRGTRLREDYNKLYFTIMDFKGATRLFADPDFDGEPVVIYEPKPDDPIVPPEEQEDNDDMDTTNRDDEASTGDDDDDESDAGTGGAGEGRAKYVIGDVKVNLAVERSQYLDADGKLITEDYRVLLKDQIQASLQHNFGSLGDFLRRWNESERKQAILEELAEHGVPLDVLQQAVPNGKDLDAFDLVAHVAFNQKPLTHRERAQKVKKRDVFGQYGEQARAVLEALLDKFADHGVQDIENPKVLELPPFDQMGSKTQIRRNIFGGLEQYNQAIKTLENELYRDDRSA; this is encoded by the coding sequence ATGGATAAAAAGCAACTCAGCGAACGCGACATCTGCACCAAATTCATTACCCCCGCCATCGTAAAGGCCGGCTGGCGGCAATCGCAATTTCGAGAAGAAGTGAATCTTACCGACGGTCGGGTGATGGTGCGCCGCAATATCGCGTGGCGCATTAAAAATCCCGACGCCAAAGGCGGACCTAAGCGCGCCGATTTCGTGCTTTACGCCAAGCCCAACGTAGCGATCGCCGTCATCGAAGCGAAGAAGAACACCTTAACCTTAGGCCATGGCATGCAGCAGGCGCTGGTTTACGCCGAGCTGTTGGACGCTCCCTTTGCCATCAGCAGCAATGGCGATGGTTTTTTGTTCCACGACAGAACCGGACTGACCCAGCCGATTGAAAGAGAACTATCCCTCGACGAATTGCCGGGGCCGGAAAAATTATGGTCGTTGTATCAGCAATGGAAGGGCGTAGCCGATCCTAAACTCTTGCCCATTATCGAGCAGCCTTATTACAGTGACGGCAGCGGCAAGGAACCCCGCTATTATCAACGCGTCGCCATCAATCGCGCCTTGGAGGCCATCGCCAAGGGGCAGGACCGCGTACTGCTCGTCATGGCCACGGGCACGGGCAAAACCTACACCGCCTTTCAAATCGTCTGGCGTTTATGGAAGGCCAAAGCCAAAAAACGCATTTTATTTTTGGCGGACCGCAACATCCTGGTGGACCAAACCATGCAACAAGACTTCGCGCCGTTTGGCGAGGCGATGCACAAGGTCGCCAACCGCGAGGCCAAAAAGCATTACGAAATTTATCTAGCCCTCTATCAGGCCGTGACCGGCAAGGATGAATGGAAACAGATCTACCGCCAGTTCCCCGAGGATTTTTTCGATCTGGTCGTGATCGACGAGTGCCATCGCGGCAGTGCGGCGGAAGACTCCGCATGGCGAGAAATCCTCGATTATTTCAAGGGCGCCACCCATCTTGGCCTAACCGCGACGCCGAAGGAAACCAAGGAAGTCTCCAACATCACTTATTTTGGAGACCCGGTTTACACCTATTCACTCAAGCAAGGCATCGAAGACGGTTTTTTAGCTCCTTACAAAGTCATCCGCATCGCTTCCGATGTCGACGCCATCGGTTATACGCCCGAACAAGGCAAAATCGATAAACAGGGTCAAGTTGTGGAACAACGCCAGTACAACACCAAGGACTTCGACCGCAATCTGGTATTGGAACAACGCACCCGCTTCGTCGCCGGTAAAGTGTGGGAATACCTGAAAGCCACCGATCCCATGGCGAAAACCATTGTCTTTTGCGACGATCAGGACCACGCCGAACGCATGCGCCAGGAACTGGTCAAACTGATTCCGGCCGCGGCAAGCAATCGTCGCTACGTCATGCGCATCACCGGCGACGATAACGAAGGCAAGGCCCAGCTTTCTTACTTCATCGATAACGACGAGCCTTATCCCGTCATCGCCACCACCTCAAAACTGTTGTCCACCGGGGTGGACGCCAAGACCTGCAAATTGATCGTGCTCGATCAAAACATCAACTCCATGACCGAGTTCAAACAGATCATTGGCCGCGGCACGCGCTTGCGTGAAGATTACAACAAACTCTATTTCACCATCATGGATTTCAAGGGCGCGACGCGCTTGTTCGCCGATCCGGATTTCGACGGCGAACCGGTGGTGATCTACGAACCAAAGCCGGATGATCCCATTGTGCCGCCGGAAGAACAGGAAGACAACGACGATATGGATACGACGAATAGAGATGATGAAGCATCGACCGGAGACGATGACGACGATGAGTCCGATGCGGGAACGGGCGGCGCCGGTGAAGGCCGAGCCAAATACGTCATCGGCGATGTCAAGGTCAACCTCGCGGTGGAGCGATCGCAATACCTCGATGCGGACGGCAAACTGATTACCGAAGATTATCGCGTCTTGTTGAAAGACCAGATACAGGCATCGTTGCAACACAATTTTGGTTCCCTCGGCGATTTTTTGCGCCGCTGGAATGAAAGCGAACGCAAGCAAGCCATCTTGGAGGAGTTGGCCGAGCACGGCGTGCCGCTCGATGTGTTGCAACAGGCCGTGCCCAACGGCAAAGACCTGGATGCCTTCGATCTCGTCGCCCATGTCGCCTTCAACCAAAAGCCGCTGACCCACCGCGAACGCGCGCAAAAAGTCAAAAAGCGCGACGTGTTCGGTCAATACGGCGAACAGGCCAGGGCCGTATTGGAGGCATTGTTGGATAAGTTCGCTGACCACGGCGTACAGGATATTGAAAACCCAAAAGTGTTAGAATTGCCTCCCTTCGATCAAATGGGCAGCAAGACCCAGATTCGACGAAACATTTTTGGCGGCCTGGAACAATACAACCAGGCCATAAAAACCCTGGAAAACGAACTTTATCGTGATGATCGGTCGGCTTGA
- a CDS encoding restriction endonuclease subunit S, whose translation MDAKRFLAEFGHIANAPGGIEQLRKLVLHLAVSGDLTKEGDQVNAEALLISILEKKSNHPEKKKVVHKQAYIDRSSVIAPSHWAVCRIGDLVLTITGGGTPSKRNLAYWNGDIFWASVKDLSDHRFLSTTQDRITKEGLNNSSSNLIPEGHIIVCTRMGLGKIVINTVPMAINQDLKALELPSEVNKDFFLILYKTREVSGKGTTVAGIKQNELLALPAVLPPLEEQARIVAKVDELMALCDRLEKQQQHKRELQNQLRQAALQAVAAATSPLELKQHWQRLQDNFEHLFTVPEDVISLRQLIRSLAIMGCLTEQNEEEKLSNRLLNAIASKMHEIEDGDLDWSIPGSWKWVRTAILGEARLGKMLDKSKNKGISYPYLRNKNVRWDSFDLSDLLEMKIEEHEIQKVSVTKGDLVICEGGEPGRAAIWELDEPFIIQKALHRFRCIEDVMPRYMLICLECDYFSGRLSRFYTGATIKHLTGKSLANYSIPVPPLPEQKRIIKRVDELMQFCDTLEANLRSANKIAEQLATAAVASLTDINATNEEAPLTGRQSEPTAPVKLYTGKPDSQNAARCSISSSDEACVSGGA comes from the coding sequence ATGGACGCCAAGCGGTTTTTAGCAGAATTCGGGCATATCGCCAATGCGCCGGGTGGTATAGAGCAGTTACGAAAATTGGTGCTACATCTTGCAGTATCCGGTGATTTAACCAAAGAGGGTGACCAAGTTAATGCTGAGGCACTTCTTATTTCAATTCTCGAAAAAAAATCAAATCACCCAGAAAAGAAAAAGGTTGTTCACAAACAAGCTTATATAGATCGTTCAAGTGTTATCGCGCCATCACATTGGGCAGTATGTCGAATTGGTGATTTAGTGCTGACCATTACAGGTGGCGGGACTCCTTCCAAGCGTAATTTAGCTTATTGGAATGGCGATATTTTTTGGGCGAGTGTAAAGGATTTATCGGATCATAGATTTCTTTCTACTACTCAAGACCGAATCACTAAGGAAGGTTTGAACAATAGCTCCAGTAATCTTATTCCAGAAGGTCATATTATTGTCTGCACAAGAATGGGGCTGGGTAAGATTGTGATAAATACCGTTCCCATGGCTATCAACCAGGACTTAAAAGCGTTAGAGCTTCCTAGCGAGGTAAATAAGGATTTTTTCTTAATTCTTTATAAAACTAGAGAGGTTAGTGGTAAAGGAACTACGGTAGCGGGGATAAAACAAAATGAACTGTTAGCTTTGCCAGCAGTTCTACCACCACTCGAAGAACAAGCCCGCATCGTCGCCAAAGTCGACGAGTTGATGGCCTTGTGCGACCGACTGGAAAAACAGCAACAGCACAAACGCGAGCTGCAAAACCAACTGCGTCAGGCCGCCCTGCAAGCCGTCGCCGCGGCTACCAGCCCGCTCGAACTCAAACAACACTGGCAACGCCTGCAAGACAACTTCGAACACTTGTTTACCGTGCCGGAGGATGTGATTAGTCTGAGGCAGTTGATTAGGTCTTTGGCTATCATGGGGTGCTTAACTGAGCAGAACGAAGAGGAAAAACTATCTAATCGATTATTAAATGCTATCGCCTCAAAAATGCATGAAATTGAAGACGGCGATTTGGATTGGTCAATTCCTGGCTCATGGAAATGGGTAAGAACAGCCATACTTGGTGAAGCCCGCTTGGGAAAGATGCTCGATAAATCAAAGAACAAGGGTATTTCCTATCCGTATTTGAGAAATAAAAATGTTAGATGGGATTCATTTGATCTATCAGATCTGTTGGAGATGAAAATTGAAGAGCATGAAATTCAAAAAGTTTCTGTTACAAAAGGTGACTTAGTTATTTGTGAAGGAGGAGAGCCGGGTAGAGCAGCAATTTGGGAGCTTGATGAGCCTTTTATCATTCAAAAAGCTTTGCATAGATTTCGATGCATTGAGGATGTTATGCCTCGTTATATGCTTATCTGTTTGGAGTGTGATTATTTCTCGGGGCGTCTTAGTCGTTTTTATACCGGAGCAACAATCAAGCATTTAACAGGCAAGTCACTTGCAAATTACTCGATCCCAGTCCCTCCATTACCAGAACAAAAACGTATTATTAAGCGTGTCGATGAACTAATGCAGTTTTGCGATACCCTAGAAGCCAATCTCCGTTCAGCCAATAAAATTGCAGAACAATTAGCCACAGCCGCCGTCGCCAGCCTCACCGACATCAACGCAACAAACGAGGAAGCCCCTTTAACAGGCCGACAATCCGAACCCACAGCGCCGGTAAAACTGTACACAGGCAAACCCGACAGCCAAAATGCGGCACGATGCTCAATCAGTAGCTCGGATGAAGCCTGCGTATCCGGCGGGGCATAA
- a CDS encoding DUF6933 domain-containing protein, translating to MQLVRCTQKLQKEMGLKKANLIAQEPDEATLGSWHANLLFIKRRKCVLFVNDKTLFNFIIPDLKRERIRQLDTLFGNLLQCVLAEEGFDESLRDRIMREYENIGYAATNNRIVMGSMNDLAFHYQIQIEMEGGVHSPMIPQIIHKLNRMSMKALDYDYPIVALYQLYGLQRKR from the coding sequence ATGCAACTGGTCCGCTGCACGCAGAAACTGCAAAAAGAAATGGGCCTGAAAAAGGCCAACCTGATCGCTCAGGAACCGGACGAAGCCACGCTGGGCTCCTGGCACGCCAATCTGCTGTTTATCAAGCGGCGCAAATGCGTGTTGTTCGTCAACGATAAGACGCTATTCAATTTCATCATTCCCGACCTGAAAAGGGAGCGCATCCGGCAACTCGATACCTTGTTCGGAAACCTGCTGCAATGCGTGTTGGCTGAAGAAGGCTTTGACGAGTCGTTACGGGATCGCATCATGCGGGAATACGAAAACATCGGCTACGCCGCCACCAACAATCGCATTGTGATGGGCTCGATGAATGATCTGGCTTTCCACTATCAGATTCAGATTGAAATGGAGGGGGGTGTGCACAGCCCGATGATTCCTCAAATCATTCATAAGCTCAATCGAATGTCGATGAAGGCCTTGGATTATGACTATCCCATCGTTGCGTTGTACCAGCTGTACGGCTTACAACGAAAGCGTTAG